In Cyanobacteria bacterium FACHB-DQ100, one genomic interval encodes:
- a CDS encoding response regulator gives MTRLALTVLLEHQGAIVLSAGSIQEGIEIIRFGFEPNLLVSNIRLPDGNGARVLDVIRQQETHRTVAIALTGEVIAMIQQDSESVGFDVYLPKPYDSEILLNTIEQLIDTPPNDL, from the coding sequence GTGACACGACTGGCCCTAACCGTGCTTCTGGAGCATCAAGGCGCGATCGTGCTGTCAGCCGGTTCGATTCAGGAGGGAATTGAAATCATTCGATTTGGGTTTGAGCCAAATTTATTAGTGAGTAACATTCGGCTACCGGACGGTAATGGAGCACGAGTTTTAGATGTCATTCGACAGCAAGAGACGCATCGAACAGTCGCGATCGCGCTGACTGGAGAGGTGATCGCGATGATTCAGCAGGATTCAGAGTCGGTAGGATTTGATGTGTATCTGCCAAAACCGTATGATTCAGAAATTTTGTTGAACACGATCGAGCAACTGATCGATACGCCCCCTAACGATCTTTAG